The window TGGCTGTAAGCAGCGCGATTATCTGGTTTTTTGTGAGGCCTGACGTGAAGAGTCCTATTGATGTAAACATTGCTCCAAGCAAGATTGCTCCAAGATAGCCGCCCGCTACAGGTCCCCAATCAATGTCTCCCAGCAGAGATACTGAAATCGCGTAGCTCACCGTGGGCAACAGCATAATTACGACGAAGGCCAGGGCGGCGAGGAATTTGCCCGCGATAATATCTTTGATCGAGACAGGAAGAGTGAGCAGTACCTCGTATGAACCGGAGCTCAATTCTTCCGAAAAGAGGTGCATTGTAACAGCTGGTATGATAAATGAAAATGTTATCGGTAAAAGGGAAAAGAAGCTTCTCAATTCCGCCTGGTTATAGAGAAAGAATGTTGAGAAGAAAAACCATCCCGTTACAATCAGAAATATTGATATGA of the Candidatus Krumholzibacteriota bacterium genome contains:
- a CDS encoding ABC transporter permease subunit, giving the protein MLKSRNIAQIFKKEFTVYFISPIAYIVISIFLIVTGWFFFSTFFLYNQAELRSFFSLLPITFSFIIPAVTMHLFSEELSSGSYEVLLTLPVSIKDIIAGKFLAALAFVVIMLLPTVSYAISVSLLGDIDWGPVAGGYLGAILLGAMFTSIGLFTSGLTKNQIIALLTAIGICFALTMIDNLLFFLPESMLGFFQQLGAGYHFSNITKGIIDSRDIIYFLSFIFIALYAAYLVMQEKK